From Quercus robur chromosome 8, dhQueRobu3.1, whole genome shotgun sequence:
agataaagtacatgattttattttctagttacaatctagaaattgaaaattacatggataagtaCTTGATCAACTAACTCTTGATCTACGCTCGGAGTTTACGTTACAAGtgttgacaccccattttgcaactCGCATTTAACCTCACGTGGAGGGTAAAAGGATAATTTCaccttggaaatatgcatcttaattctggtcattagatctttaatctcatttcaccaaaatgatcttgatattgtaacgatcaaattgaTTGGTCATAAACCCTAATCGGACCACCAGATTgaaatttatcatcaaatcaagttttaatggctgaaatgcactatcacaaattgagtccgattatatgtgattatgaacaattgatttcaattgattacaagtataatcaatttgagattgatgatgtgtcataatttgattggttaggaatatattttatggtagggttgcacacacctaattaactagataatTAAACATTAATCATTccatgagtaatttgtgcaattatcttttaattaaggtaaatttggaactaattaggtctgaaatgggagtgattggagcttATTAGTGTTAATTGGAAaataatttgggacctattaatgttaattgtcctaaaattgttttctaacaaatgacatTTGCTCACCATTTCGTTGATATCTTTCAGactattttgaatctgtgaatgaggttaattttcccaaaaactaGACATCTGGGGCTTCAATTTAAGTACAATAACAAGACAATTCCGATTAGATTtgagtcagatatgattttttgaagttgGCTTTACAGGCTGTTACAAcagctacgggaaaaccgaattttggcttACTCCTCACTCTCACCAATCTTTTCATTTTATGCACGagatttccccaaaggcttaAATGAGGTTTAGgatcatgattctttgtcaaccctcattaaatggccttccattcatattttctcaaccactactatataaactccCCTCTCCTTCATTTGAAAAGACACAAAAcccctctctcttcttctctcttgagttctaggaagttgagtagtcttgtcatatcttgatCTTCTTGAGACTCAAGATATTGAGTAAGACTCACTCTACCtttcctaactcttctttttccTCCATTCTTAGGACCTCTCTTaagagtctcctcctccaccatatggatcttgcataaGGTATAATCtcttttcctaatttttttttgtgttaccatgatgagagtttaagattaaatcatgaaaataatcatttaaattcccttgaatatgtttgaatgttcttaattgtttttatatgttcttcacatgttcttggttattcatcacatgttcatgcacaACGCTAGTTtcgatcttaaatccacattaaaaatatgaaaaagatgtttgtttaataattcttttaaatttttgaatctaggatatcaccatccacacacattcactagaatttatttttcaattcaaatgaaatgcttaataaatcgaattagggtttatcacatgcatacactttaaattcaacatgcaaattgattgataacatattggataatgtgatatgaatgttggccactaTAGTCTAGAAAACCGGTTTCACTGAACAAGGTGGGTACCTAACACCTTCCCGCCTTGTAATATAGCCTTCAAACTTAGATTAAGGGTTGATAGACTAATGTTTAtccttgtaattttcaatttctaaattGTAACTAAGAAACAAAGTTATGTACTTtatattagattgtatctaggatcAAAGttatgtaattttcctatgatcaatgtaaattcaattgaaaattaataaaatgagaaatttttcaattttggttttcttatttgtcccaataattaaataagtggcgacttcattgtaaaacccttaatctaaaggagaaaatataactagttgaacctccattttgagaggcaataacacgattCCACCCATTCACATGGATTTGGCCCAACATCATAAAAACGGGCCGagggcgcggtctctcacaacaagatgggaaggtgttagacacccaccTTGTCTGGTGAAACCAGTTTTCTAGACTATAGTgaccaacattcatatcatatcatctaaatcaatcaattgcatgttgaatttaatgtgtatgcatgtgataaaccctaattccctttattaattattgcatttggattgaaaaataaattcttgtgAATATATGTGAATGGtaatatcctagattcaaggatttgagagaattatgaaacaaacgtgtttttcatatttttaatgtGGATTAAAGATCAAATCTAGTGTTAAGTATGAACAtatgatgaacaaccaagaacatgtgaagaaagcatatgaacatttaagaacattcaaacatattcaaggaaTTGAAATAAACACTAGCATGCTATAATCTTAATCTCGTCATAGTaatataaaaaacaagttaggaAAAGTGATTATACTTGCATGCAAGATCCATACGGTGGAGGAGACTCATGGGgaaggtcctaagggtggagtagaaaaaaagaactaagagaaagagagggagagtgagtctcactcaatatcTTGAGTCTCAAGAAAGCTAAGATATAACAAGACTACTCTACTTCACTAGAATTCAAGAGAGTAGAAGAGAGGGTGTTTCTGTGTCTTGTAATGGAGGAGAGTGGAGATTTATATAATAGTAgtggagaaaatatgaatggaagggcattaaatgagggttgacaaaggaTCAAagagaatcatgaacctagaccctATTtcaatatttagagaaagctggtgcattaaatgtggaggttGGTGGGAGTGACGAGCAAGCAAAATGCTTAAGAATTCGGTTTTTCCCATAGCTTCTTGTAACAGCTCGCaaagcaaaattcaaaaaatcatatcttacttaattctgatcggaattgtctcgttcttgtattcaaattgaagccctATATGTCtagtttttggaaaaattaatcTCACttacagattcaaaatattatgagagatatcaatgaaatggtGAGAAGAGGtcatttgtcaaaaaataaCTTCAgcataattaacattaataggtcctaaattagtttccaattaacattaatagatTCCAATCACTTTCATTTCAGACTTAATCAGTTCCAaatttatcttaattaaaaagataattacaaaaattactcattgaataattaatatttgattatctaattaatcAAGTGTGTGCAACCTTACCATAAGATGTAGTCTTAgctaatcaaattatgacatgtcattattttcaaattgattataattataactaaTTGGAataaattgttcataatcacataaaGTCGGATTTGATTTATGATAGTGCATCTCAAcctttaaaacttgatttgatgataactttcaatctaatgaTTCGATTAAGGCTTATAACTAGTCAATTTGTTCATTACAACATCATGATCATTTtgatgaaataaaattaaggaTCTAGTGGCCACAATTAAGATGCCTATTTTCAAGGTGAAATTACTCTTTTATCCTCCATATGAGGAtaaatgcgggttgcaaaatgggATGTCAACACCAACTAGTACGTGGTTTCAACCCAATctatgtgggttgggttgggttgacgTTTAGTTAAAATCGAATGAAtaagatttttaaatttagataattttataataaatattccataaaaaataacttttagaaattaattaataaatcataatatCATTGGTTATAAATATGATTAAATTAATTactcaaaatatatagttttatcATAAGTTTTATGGAAGGATCTAGAAAGGCAAGGTAGGTTAGCAAATCAAAGATATAGaccttttgttaaaaaattaaaggtgAAAATACAATTTGGGTTTCTATGTTTTGGAAGCAATTAATATGTTCCCTGTTATTTCAACTTGTACTAAATTTGGTCTATACTGTTAACTTACTAATGAAAAATGCATATATGGCTAATTGATTTCACAGTTAGCACACTTGAAGTTTACAtagctaataaaataaaataaaaattttaaatgccatttaaaaatgccatgtcagcatttacgtttataaaaaaattaaaaacaaatatgtaTCAACGACAACCATAAAAACCACAAGAAGAAATAACAAATTGTATTGTAAATTAGGTTTCTAGAATCATCTAAGAATAACAAgaagaattttttgtttgtttagaccccttaacaaCAAATTAGTCTAACTTAATAAATTAGCCAAGTGTTTACTTAGGCTAATTATGAGATCTAAGTTAAATACATGCAAACATATTACTTTAATGCAGAAACATAAAGAAGATAGtaatatgatcacccaagaaaaccaataaaatcaaCTATTTCAAGGTAAAAATTTAGGAAGGATTTGatctagctatccttaaggtaaacatATCCACTATGATAGAATGAAAGTTTATAAtagatttaaaccctaaatctaaagctacctCATATAGAatttactaacacgaccacgtgcagcCCACTTCACGGACTCTTCTATATTAGATTTGCTGAACATAAGCTCCCACacttatgactttgagatctcactcaaaggtttcagatcactGTCAGTAGTTGATCTTTTACAGCAACTTGGTTCCACTAGTTCTTGATTGTAGATCTCTTGATTCGGTAGATGCTTGTTGAGTTAGAAGGTACtgaacctctcagatctcataGGAGTAACTCACAAGACTTTCAGAACATCTGAAACGTAATtaaggttttccttttatacccaACAGTGCTTCActtgaaaccctaaacgtttttgTAGTGTTTGGACTGAAATAGAATTCTGCAAAAAATCATGTTTATGATTTTTGATCGGTCAAACCtcattgaaattattattattatttttttttctgcagcttgaatgttcttgaatcttaacTTGTACTATCATGAGCAATGTCTAATACATAATCTAGACATGTATGATCTCGGTTTGCCAACgtacataaaaatagaaatctaaatatttaaacctaaacatttagaacctaacaagaaTTAACATAACCTGACTCACCtatttcatatcatatcatacaCTATAACTTTTAGATAAAAACAACAGTTTATTAGTTCTTATCAACTTTTCTTCTAtcgttttatcaattttttagataaacatAAAAGCTTAAttgttaatataaaaaaatttctccccatCACATGTATGTATACACAATTTTTGTTGGGGGTAGCTTTCTTAGAAAATAGACAATAAGTCAATAACAAACAACttctaaatattttgaaacatttgttattatcaacttatttatttatttattgttctcATCAACttctttgaaataaaataacaaacaaaatatgTACCTACATTTTGTTCATatcaatttcttctttgtttctttagaTGAAGGAACAAAACATGAATACCCTAcgttctttgtgtgtgtgtgtttttttttatcttatgctttttttttttggaaaaacatccatcctaatttttaggttttgtttttgtttttgtttttgtttttttttttttttttttttttataatgttaattttgacaatattttcctaaaaaaaattttattcctaataATTACCATTCTCTTATAATTCCAAGATTGATTAGAAATCTAACTTAAGCCTCACAATTAAAAATTCTttctatatatagttttttagtgaatcattatatatatatatatatatatatatatttctacttataacttctttattttctttttacggcttcttctttctttctttctttttcctttttttttttttaattttttaaaaaacactgTTTATTGTTCTaaacaattttttctcttcccCATTATCATtaattcttcttctcttatatttctatgTTGATTATAAATCTAACTGTGCAATCCATTAGTCGCatagacatttttttattagtgagtTGATGGTAAAGACCAAATTGAGGGTAAGTAGAAAATAATAGGGATGAAATTGACCgtgatttcaaaatatatgttgcaaaatggtattttgcaaaaaaaaaaaaaaaaaaaaactagtagtAATCACTAGTTTTGAACATATACTAGTTTTGAAATCGCGCATTGTCTAGGAGAAATTTTGATAACAAAAAAAGATTAAGAGCCATGTAACTTTTCcatccaaaagaaaagagagagagagagagagagagagagagttgtaaCACAATACAATTGCTCAATTCTGATTACGTGGAAAATTTGTATTCGAACTCCTTCCACTTGTtgtaaatagaaaataaaaataaagagaaagaaaaagaatgtcTCAAAAGTCAATAAGAATTATTTAAGCAAGTTAAAATTTAAGTCGAAGCAACAATACAAACTACCCTAGtaaaaataatccaaaaaagtttcaaaattataaaaaaaaaaaaaaaaaaaaaaaaaatctactattCAATATGAAATcttaagtttctcaaaaaaaataataaaaaattattatattacattttacATGACAGATGTGATagacaaaaataccaaaaaaggGCCTCCAAAAAAGATAAGGATTTGCTGCAAACTTTGCAGCACTTCCTGCATATTGGTTCACGTGTTAAGATATTAAAAGGACACCTGGCCATGACCAATTTAAAGAAAACTTCTTAACGTTCCTCTCTCTCACACGCAcggaaaaaactaaaaatgcatatccttctctctttctttctttctttcttaagtTCTTAATGTAGCATAGAATCATATGACAGATCAAGGGATGTTAACTTCGAAAGCTCTGAAAATTTTGACGAAATCAGGCCAGAAAAAAATTAGTTAGAGAGGTTGAGATATGTCAACCTAGAAAGATGGCTGTTCTTCTCATTCTCACTGCAACTCAAAATCCCAAATCACCACATCTCAAACCCATTTTTGCCAAGACATTGAGACACCACAAAAACCACCGCCACTGCCACAAAATCTCTGCCAAACCACCACCAAAACTTCCGCCAAACTCCACAGATTGCACAAATTGTTCAAACCCATAACCATCAATTTCTCCAACCCGCTCAAATTCTTCACACGAATTCAACcctcatcaaaatcaaattcCAAAAACCCATTAAACCCCATTCAATGAGAAACCCATAaattcattaccaaaaaaaaaaaagaggaaccCATAAACCAGAATCAAACCCCAAAAATCCATCAAAGTGATCAAACCCTCATCAAAATCAAATCTCAAAAACCCAGTAAGCCCCATTCAATGAGAAACCCataaaccaaaatcaaaccccAAACACTCATCAAAATCAAATCTCAAAAACCCATTAAACCCATTCAATGAGAAAcccataaataaaatcaaaccccaaaaacccataaaatccCCATTCAATGAAAAAGCCCAGAAACCAACCGCAACTGCGAGCTTTAGCCATGGTGGAGCGGCGGTTTTTGGCGGCGGAGTGAGACCGGTGGAGAGGGATGAGTTGGATGTGGCTGGGTATCtgagaagagagaagaacagaggaaggagagagagagagagttggtgCGGTTTTGAAGAAAGAGTTAAGTTCTTAacgtttctttctctctctctctctttctttctatatCACACGCACGATTCGGCCCAAATGTCACTTAGTCCAcacatatagatatatatatacacacacgatTCGGCCCAATTGTCAATTAGTCCAGTCACTCTTACTGGCtcttcaaataaaacaaaatacaaacgAAACCCTAGTTCATCACAATCAGAAGTCGCTACCGATACTGCCACCGATGATGGCTTCCTCGCCGGAGAAGAGGGAAGTCGTGTCACAAGCAGCAGCGGCAACAAAACTGTACGTATATTTAGAGCATGCAATTGGAAGTGGGCCATTGATATATTCTTTGTTTGAGATTGCTCTACCAAACCCTCTCCCCCGTCCTCCTACTGCTGCACCCCCAGTTAAAGTGAAGCCACTTCCAAACCCAAATCCAGTCCTCCAACTTAAATTGGGAGAATACCCTCGCTACATGTGTTGCGTTCAATTGGGCTCAAAATTTTACTTATTTGGTGGCAAATATGATGATTTGGATTTGTGTGATGATGGTGACATTGAtgaagaaattaagaaaaagtaCTCCAATGTAACACGGGATGATTATCCACGGGATGTCTATATTTTTGACCCCACCACAACAGCTGCCGCCGATGCCGATGATGATAAGTTTATGAAAGCAATGATGATGAACACTGGAAAGTCTAAACCTGTGGCCTTTGTGGTTGATGAGAAGATTTACGTGCTTGGAAGCACTTTCACATTCCAAGGCGGCAACAAGATAAAAAACTTAAGCGGAAAAGGAAGCCATAAAAGAGCAAGCTTTGTTTGAGATGTATGATCCTTCAGATGATAAGTGGACTGTGTTGCCAAATCCCCCTCCCATTATTTGTGACATTGAGAATAAAAAGACTGAATGGGTTGGGCATGCTGTTGATCTTGAGGAGGCAAGGAAAAGGGTTCTCCTTTTAGCCAGGCAGGGCCTTTATAGCTGTCTTTACAGTTTTGATCTTGATGGTGGCCAATGGATAAAATGCCTCACACTCCCTGGCTGCCCTACTAATACTTTCATTGGCAGGTGTGAGCTTGTCGGGGGTTTCCTTTATGGACATTCTTACGAAACTGTAGCTGCATTTAAAGTCCCATtagctgctgctgctgctgttggCAATGAGCATttagatgatgatgaagaaataaaagaaaaaataaaaaatagtccAGAAAAGAGGACATTGTGGGAGATGACATTGGCTGCAAAGTGCCCTTTTTATCATGCCTCTAAGGAGATGGGTATGGATGCTATCTATATATTTCCTCAACAGTAGTATTCCTCCTCAAGCTTACTTCACTTGGGGAAtggattcttttgttttgtgttgtcTGGCATGCCTCCCCATCCCTATATTAGCATCGATCAAGGTGCTGTCGAAGATTATAAAAAACGTGTCATTACTCATTAGCATCGTAATTTTTCAGAACCCACACGTAGGGGATGATCAAActgaagaaaaatatttcaagGCAAAATTCGTGCATTCCGCCCACTATGTCATCAATTCCCCCTTCCCAATTGATGGTAGAATCCGCGGCTGCTTCTCTCTTGGCCAGGTACGTATGTAACGTATCTCTATCATGCCTTCCTCCTCTTCTgttcttttcttcatttatcttcattatgaattttttatttttttaacttctgTATAGGTGTTTGACTTTGGAGATGGGAGTTGCCCCACCCGTGCTGAGCATGCAAACAGTGATGATGAGACGCAGGCTGTCTCTGAAATCATCAAGCAACGTGACATGCTCAATCAAGATTGCATATTTGCACAGACTGAGATAGCCTCTCTTAGAAAGGCTTGGGATCTCTTGCAAGAGGAGAGACAGAGCGCAGAGCGTCTACTGCAGGAGGAGAGACAAAGCGCAGAGCGCCACCTGCAAGATCTTCAAAGAGAGCATGAGATGGCTTTACACTCATTGAGGATGGATATTAGCAGGCTGACCATTGAACGAGATCATTACAAGTCAAGCTTTCAAGCTATTGCTGATCCTGTTGAGCCTGAATCGATTAAATCGTCTTCTCAACCTACTAAGCCACTAGCCGGCAATCTTTCTGGAGATACCAGTGATATGATGGAGACCCTGCATTTGTCTTAGATGCCGTCTGACCCAATGACCgggatttctttttgttttgttaaattgATAGTATTTGATGTCCAGAAATTTCAATGGTTATATCTCAAACtcttatgtatatgtatataaatatcaGACCATTTTTGTGTGGATTTGTGTTGTGTGGTACATATTGATTCATTATCCCTTGTTTTGTATTCTAATGCTTGACCTATTGTGATCTGTAAACCTTGTTATTTGCTtgaatggaaagaaaattttgacttttgctTGTGTGAGAAGATgctggttcttttttttttttttttactctacaATTTTAGTATAAATTCTTAATGgtaattttgttgtgtttggcattaatggtaattttgttGCAGACTATTGAATGATCTTTGTCATTCCTTTCTTTCTACAGACTTTACCTACTATTGAATGGGGACAAAAATGTTACTACCATGTCATTTGCTCCAAAGGATGAGCAAGAAGCTCAGATACAGTTTGCTCTTGAAGGGGGAATTCTTGCTTACTTTGTCAGTCATTGGAACACGAAGGCTGACCTTTCCAAGATAATGCGTATGATTTGATTCATTGTGCATGATGCGGGGTTCACTAGGATGAAAATGGTACTTTGTGCAAGTGTTTTTCACTATTAAGTCTGGTGTACTAATTTGTTTTCATTTCCTATGTTGtgtcttctttttattttcccctGGTATGGTCTGCGACACCAGTTAATCGTGATGATTTAAGAGATCAGACTGTATGGAAGGATTTGTTATCTGACCTCACTCTGTCTTAATCATATTGCTGTAAATCCTCATAATTTCTTAGATggatttttaataattcttaccttcataatgctattttttactttttcagaTTTACCAATATGAGATCTAAAAAAGCTTGAATAGAAGTTTGGTTTATCAAAGTTAGACATCCTCATTTAACGTTTCTTGCAGCTATTGTGACTTTTACCAAATTAATGAGCTGGAAGGTTGTGGCTAGGACTGTTGATTTGTCTGGAATTGTGCTTGTAATATACCAAAAGCCTGTCTCACCTTCCTGCTATGAATAATGCAGAGATAATAACCCCCCTTTATGTGAACGGAAAGATAGGAAAGATGGTTCATAATATCTTTCCAAAGCACTCCATCTCTCCATCACACTAACATTGCTGCTGCTACTGTTACTAAAGCTACTGGACCATTGCCTGTGAATCACCTTTTTTAGAATACTATTCTGAATTTTATCCATACATGTACTAGTCTTTTCTATATTTCTGTGGCAGGTCTGGCTCTCAGTCATTGTCTTTCTCTGCTTCCGGTTGAAAGTATGGGTAACTTGTTCAGCTGGCCCAAGTGGCTTAGTAGTAAACCTCAATCCTATCAATTGATAAGGTGCTGAAGAACTGTTTTAGGACGTCACAAAACATTGGTCTTCCCTTGTATTGGATGTTTATTTAAATGACCTTGCCATAAACGGGTTGAGTGTGAGGAATGTGATATGAATGCTCATCGGGAAGGGTAAAGTATATAGAGTTAGCCCTTTGTTAATAACTTAattccattttttgttttgttttattagttAACTGATAGTCTCCGGTTTTTTTATTGCTCTTAGTTTttttcactacaaaaaaaaggttctatggccgcgtttttaaaacgtggctatatgtcaaaaaaacgtggctatagcctatagccgcgtttttttaggCCACGCTTTCTAGTGTGGCCTAAAACCTGTGACTATAGGACTCATGGTCCTATGGCCACACTTTTTAACCGCGGCCCAAGACCAggtcctatagccgcgtttaaaacgcggcctaaggttgtggtcttgggccgcattttaaacgcggcctaaggttgtggtcttgggctgcgttttaaacgcggcccaaggtttaaccttaggccacgtttaaaacgcgaCTATATacccttaaatttaaaaaaaaaatttaaaaaaaaaaaaaaactttgattaccaaaaattaattttcggtaatcaaaagtttttttttttaaattaaaattaaaatttttaaaattaatactttcaaactttaaaatttcaattttaaataaataaagaaattcaaaacaaaaatacaaacccagcaaattcaaattcaaacaaaaacccagaaaatttcaaaattaatcaacCACAACATGttctaaaatacaagaaaacagtacaagaacacaaacaaaacatctCCTTCAACGAAATCAACCCAAACTGAACACAAACTattcaaggaaaacaaaagcacaaactcaaaaatacaaaaatccccataacaaaaacacaaccaaaaagagTCCATATgctcaaacaaaaaattaatcaaaacacaatcaaacaaaagaaaataattttcggCCATgggtcaaagaaaa
This genomic window contains:
- the LOC126696759 gene encoding uncharacterized protein LOC126696759 — protein: MPLRRWVWMLSIYFLNSSIPPQAYFTWGMDSFVLCCLACLPIPILASIKVLSKIIKNVSLLISIVIFQNPHVGDDQTEEKYFKAKFVHSAHYVINSPFPIDGRIRGCFSLGQVFDFGDGSCPTRAEHANSDDETQAVSEIIKQRDMLNQDCIFAQTEIASLRKAWDLLQEERQSAERLLQEERQSAERHLQDLQREHEMALHSLRMDISRLTIERDHYKSSFQAIADPVEPESIKSSSQPTKPLAGNLSGDTSDMMETLHLS